One window from the genome of Osmerus mordax isolate fOsmMor3 chromosome 19, fOsmMor3.pri, whole genome shotgun sequence encodes:
- the kcnip1b gene encoding Kv channel-interacting protein 1b, translating to MTTVCHRPEGLEQLEAQTNFTKQELQILYRGFKNECPSGVVNEETFKHIYSQFFPHGDASTYAHYLFNAFDTTNNGSIKFEEFVTGLSTLLRGTLREKLEWTFHLYDINRDGYINREEMTEIVRAIYDMMGKYTYPAIKGDVPKQHVDAFFQKMDKNKDGVVTLEEFIVACQEDETMMRSMQLFENVM from the exons ATGACCACGGTGTGTCACAGGCCAGAGGGTTTGGAACAGCTGGAGGCCCAGACCAACTTCACCAAGCAGGAACTTCAGATCCTCTACCGGGGCTTCAAGAAC GAGTGTCCGAGTGGAGTGGTGAACGAGGAGACGTTCAAGCACATCTACTCTCAGTTCTTCCCCCACGGAG ATGCTAGTACTTATGCACATTATCTCTTCAATGCGTTTGACACGACAAACAACGGATCGATTAAATTTGAG GAGTTTGTGACGGGGCTGTCTACACTGCTGCGGGGCACCCTGAGAGAGAAGCTGGAGTGGACTTTTCATCTTTACGACATCAACAGAGATGGCTACATCAACAGGGAG gAAATGACAGAGATTGTGAGGGCCATTTATGACATGATGGGCAAGTACACATACCCAGCAATCAAGGGAGACGTCCCTAAGCAACACGTAGATGCATTTTTCCAG AAAATGGATAAAAATAAAGATGGAGTAGTGACCCTAGAGGAGTTCATTGTGGCTTGTCAGGAG GATGAAACCATGATGAGATCCATGCAGTTGTTTGAAAATGTGATGTAG